In Shinella sp. XGS7, a single genomic region encodes these proteins:
- the paaZ gene encoding phenylacetic acid degradation bifunctional protein PaaZ, which yields MSTPILQSLIADRWIGATASRALHSAINGRTVAQTHAEGIDFGESLAYARGQALPALLKLTFQQRAAQLKALAAYLMERKEEFYALSTATGATRADSWVDIEGGIGTLLSYASKGRRELPNTRVLLDGDVELLSKDGTFSAQHILSPLQGVAVHINAFNFPCWGMLEKLAPTLLAGVPAIVKPATATSYVAEACVRLIQQSGLLPAGALQLVIGGSGDLLDRLLETDVVTFTGSADTAAMLRVNKNLIARSIPFNAEADSLNCAILAPDVEPGDPEFELFVKEVAREMSAKAGQKCTAIRRAIVPARHIDAVASMLRERLAKIRVGDPAVEGVRMGALASKEQQADVAERLAALSAGNEIVFGARDGFAPVGEGVEQGAFFAPTLLLCRDALANEAVHELEAFGPVSTLMPYQDFDQALALAAKGRGSLVGSVVTKTPSLAAEAVMHAGAFHGRILVLDRDAAKESTGHGSPMPALKHGGPGRAGGGEELGGIRAVKHYLQRCAVQGSPTMLSAITGEYQRGGKVQEDAIHPFRKHFEEIQIGDSLLTHRRTVSEADIVNFGGISGDYFYMHFDEIAAKDTQFGQRIAHGYFVLSAAAGLFVSPAPGPVLANYGLDTLRFVNPVAIGDTIQARLTCKRRIDRGNRPDQPPQGVVAWDVQVMNQRGELVASYDILTLVAKKAQA from the coding sequence ATGTCCACCCCCATCCTCCAGAGCCTGATCGCCGACCGCTGGATCGGTGCCACTGCCTCGCGTGCCCTGCACAGCGCCATCAACGGCCGCACCGTGGCCCAGACGCATGCGGAGGGCATCGACTTCGGCGAGAGCCTGGCCTATGCCCGCGGCCAGGCCCTGCCGGCCCTGCTCAAGCTCACGTTCCAGCAACGCGCCGCCCAGCTCAAGGCCCTGGCGGCCTACCTGATGGAGCGCAAGGAAGAGTTTTACGCCCTGTCGACCGCCACCGGCGCCACCCGTGCCGACAGCTGGGTCGATATCGAGGGCGGCATCGGTACGCTGCTTTCCTATGCCTCCAAGGGCCGGCGCGAGTTGCCCAACACCCGCGTGCTGCTGGATGGCGACGTGGAGCTGCTGTCGAAGGACGGCACTTTTTCCGCGCAGCATATTCTGAGCCCGCTTCAGGGCGTGGCGGTTCACATCAACGCTTTCAACTTCCCCTGCTGGGGCATGCTGGAAAAGCTGGCGCCGACGCTGCTGGCTGGCGTTCCAGCCATCGTCAAGCCGGCCACCGCCACCAGCTATGTGGCCGAGGCCTGCGTGCGCCTGATCCAGCAGTCCGGCCTGCTGCCCGCGGGCGCGCTGCAGCTGGTGATCGGCGGCTCGGGCGATCTGCTGGACCGCCTGCTCGAAACCGATGTCGTGACCTTCACCGGCTCGGCCGACACCGCGGCCATGCTGCGTGTCAACAAGAACCTGATCGCCCGCAGCATCCCCTTCAATGCCGAGGCCGACAGCCTGAACTGCGCCATCCTGGCGCCCGATGTGGAGCCGGGCGATCCGGAGTTCGAGCTCTTCGTCAAGGAAGTGGCGCGCGAGATGAGCGCCAAGGCCGGCCAGAAGTGCACGGCCATCCGCCGCGCCATCGTGCCGGCGCGCCACATCGATGCGGTGGCGAGCATGCTGCGCGAGCGCCTGGCCAAAATCAGGGTGGGCGATCCGGCGGTCGAGGGCGTGCGCATGGGCGCCCTGGCCTCCAAGGAGCAGCAGGCCGATGTGGCCGAGCGCCTGGCCGCTTTGAGCGCCGGCAACGAGATCGTGTTCGGCGCGCGCGACGGCTTCGCCCCGGTGGGCGAGGGCGTGGAGCAGGGCGCCTTCTTCGCGCCCACCCTGCTGCTGTGCCGCGACGCCCTGGCCAACGAGGCCGTGCACGAGCTGGAAGCCTTCGGCCCCGTCTCCACCCTGATGCCTTACCAGGACTTCGACCAAGCCCTGGCCCTGGCGGCCAAGGGTCGCGGCAGCCTGGTGGGCTCGGTGGTCACCAAGACCCCGTCGCTCGCGGCCGAGGCCGTGATGCATGCCGGCGCCTTCCACGGCCGCATCCTGGTGCTGGACCGCGACGCGGCCAAGGAGAGCACCGGCCACGGCTCGCCCATGCCCGCGCTCAAGCACGGCGGTCCGGGCCGCGCCGGCGGCGGCGAGGAGCTGGGCGGCATTCGCGCCGTCAAGCACTATCTGCAGCGCTGCGCGGTGCAGGGCTCGCCCACCATGCTCAGCGCCATCACCGGCGAGTACCAGCGCGGCGGCAAGGTGCAGGAAGACGCCATCCACCCCTTCCGCAAGCATTTCGAAGAGATCCAGATCGGCGACTCCCTGCTGACGCACCGCCGCACCGTCTCCGAGGCCGATATCGTCAACTTCGGCGGCATCTCGGGTGACTACTTCTACATGCACTTCGACGAGATCGCGGCCAAGGACACGCAGTTCGGCCAGCGCATCGCGCATGGCTACTTCGTGCTCTCGGCGGCGGCCGGTCTCTTCGTCTCGCCCGCGCCGGGGCCGGTGCTGGCCAACTACGGCCTGGATACGCTGCGCTTCGTCAACCCGGTGGCCATCGGCGACACCATCCAGGCGCGCCTGACCTGCAAGCGCCGCATCGACCGCGGCAACCGCCCCGACCAGCCGCCCCAGGGCGTGGTGGCCTGGGATGTGCAGGTGATGAACCAGCGCGGCGAGCTGGTGGCCAGCTACGACATCCTGACCCTGGTGGCCAAGAAGGCCCAGGCCTGA
- a CDS encoding TetR/AcrR family transcriptional regulator has translation MARGRAPGFESTREEILAAAARLFARQGYPGTSMNEVAEACQVSKPTLYHYVRDKHELLMQICEGHVQALEALVQEVQAQQLEPEAHLRALIGRFVREYGQAQNQHRVLTEDVKFLDTEDRARLLEVERRVVSAFADAVAAVRPELQGQRLHKPLTMLLFGMINWTFTWLRPDGELSYESVAPMVADLFFGGIAAVRAPEALPG, from the coding sequence ATGGCCCGAGGACGTGCCCCCGGTTTTGAATCCACCCGCGAGGAGATCCTCGCTGCCGCAGCGCGGCTGTTTGCACGCCAGGGCTACCCCGGCACCTCGATGAACGAGGTGGCCGAGGCCTGCCAGGTTTCCAAGCCCACGCTCTACCACTATGTGCGCGACAAGCACGAGCTGCTGATGCAGATCTGCGAGGGCCATGTGCAGGCCCTCGAGGCCCTGGTGCAGGAGGTGCAGGCCCAGCAGCTGGAACCCGAGGCGCATCTGCGCGCCCTGATCGGCCGCTTTGTGCGCGAGTACGGTCAGGCCCAGAACCAGCACCGCGTGCTGACCGAGGATGTGAAGTTCCTCGACACCGAGGACCGCGCCCGCCTGCTCGAAGTGGAGCGGCGCGTGGTGTCGGCCTTTGCCGACGCGGTGGCCGCTGTGCGCCCCGAGCTGCAGGGCCAGCGCCTGCACAAGCCCCTGACCATGCTGCTGTTTGGCATGATCAACTGGACTTTCACCTGGCTGCGCCCCGATGGCGAGCTGAGCTACGAATCGGTCGCTCCGATGGTGGCCGATCTGTTCTTTGGCGGCATTGCCGCGGTCCGCGCGCCGGAGGCCCTGCCGGGCTGA
- the paaA gene encoding 1,2-phenylacetyl-CoA epoxidase subunit PaaA, translating to MYTQAMSVGPQDAPSSKIKSAEEAQREAAFEARIAAGDFIEPKEWMPEGYRKTLVRQISQHAHSEIVGQLPEGNWITRAPTLERKAILLAKVQDEAGHGLYLYCAAETLGISRDQMYEQLHSGKAKYSSIFNYPTLTWADIGAIGWLVDGAAIMNQVPLQRCSYGPYARAMVRICKEESFHQRQGYDALMRMVKGTPAQKAMVQDALNRWWWPSLMMFGPEDKDSPNSEQSIRWGIKRVTNDQLRQKFVDATVPQAEILGITLPDPDLKWNAEREAHDFGKIDWSEFWRVVNGEGPLNRERLGARVKAWEDGAWVREAALAHARKQATKEQAA from the coding sequence ATGTACACCCAGGCGATGAGCGTCGGCCCCCAGGACGCTCCCAGCAGCAAGATCAAGAGCGCCGAGGAGGCGCAGCGCGAGGCGGCCTTCGAGGCCCGCATCGCCGCGGGCGATTTCATCGAGCCGAAGGAATGGATGCCGGAAGGTTACCGCAAGACGCTGGTGCGCCAGATCAGCCAGCATGCCCATTCCGAAATCGTCGGCCAGCTGCCGGAGGGCAACTGGATCACCCGCGCGCCAACGCTGGAGCGCAAGGCGATCCTGCTTGCCAAGGTGCAGGACGAGGCGGGCCACGGCCTCTATCTCTACTGCGCCGCCGAAACGCTCGGCATCAGCCGCGACCAGATGTACGAGCAGCTGCATTCCGGCAAGGCGAAATATTCCTCGATCTTCAACTATCCGACGCTGACCTGGGCCGATATCGGCGCGATCGGCTGGCTGGTCGATGGCGCGGCCATCATGAACCAGGTGCCGCTGCAGCGCTGTTCCTACGGCCCCTATGCGCGGGCCATGGTGCGCATCTGCAAGGAAGAGAGTTTCCACCAGCGCCAGGGTTATGATGCCCTGATGCGCATGGTGAAGGGCACGCCGGCGCAGAAGGCCATGGTGCAGGATGCGCTGAACCGCTGGTGGTGGCCCTCGCTGATGATGTTCGGCCCCGAGGACAAGGATTCGCCCAACTCCGAGCAGTCCATACGCTGGGGCATCAAGCGCGTCACCAATGACCAGCTGCGCCAGAAGTTCGTGGACGCCACCGTGCCCCAGGCCGAGATCCTGGGCATCACGCTGCCCGACCCCGATCTGAAGTGGAACGCCGAGCGCGAGGCCCATGACTTCGGCAAGATCGATTGGTCCGAGTTCTGGCGCGTGGTCAATGGCGAGGGGCCGCTGAATCGCGAACGCCTGGGCGCTCGCGTCAAGGCCTGGGAAGACGGAGCCTGGGTGCGCGAGGCCGCCCTGGCGCATGCCCGCAAACAAGCTACCAAGGAACAAGCAGCATGA
- a CDS encoding enoyl-CoA hydratase-related protein, giving the protein MTPASTGPDEALLKIEQEGAVRLLTLNRPQALNAFTTALLVQLRDALEAAARDASVRCVLITGAGRGFCAGQDLSDPLIKPPMAAGEAPKDIGHLLNNYYIPLALSLRAMPIPVIAAVNGVAAGAGASLALGCDLVLAAESASFIQAFSKIGLVPDCGGTWLLPRLVGRAKALELALLGDKLPAAEAQRIGLIYRALPDAELAAEAMALAQKLAAMPVKALAATRQALDDALLLDFEAALRNEALLQSRLGFAGDYQEGTRAFLEKRKPSFTDR; this is encoded by the coding sequence ATGACCCCAGCATCCACAGGCCCGGACGAGGCCTTGCTGAAGATCGAGCAGGAAGGCGCCGTGCGCCTGCTCACCCTGAACCGGCCTCAGGCCCTGAATGCCTTTACCACGGCCCTGCTGGTGCAGCTGCGCGATGCCCTGGAGGCCGCCGCGCGCGACGCCAGCGTGCGCTGCGTGCTGATCACGGGTGCGGGCCGGGGCTTCTGTGCCGGTCAGGACCTGTCCGACCCGCTGATCAAGCCGCCCATGGCGGCCGGCGAGGCGCCCAAGGACATCGGCCATCTGCTCAACAACTACTACATCCCCCTGGCCCTGAGCCTGCGCGCCATGCCCATCCCGGTGATCGCCGCGGTCAACGGGGTGGCGGCCGGCGCCGGCGCCAGCCTGGCCCTGGGCTGCGATCTGGTGCTGGCGGCCGAGAGCGCCAGCTTCATCCAGGCCTTCTCCAAGATCGGCCTGGTGCCGGACTGCGGCGGCACCTGGCTGCTGCCGCGTCTGGTGGGCCGGGCCAAGGCCCTGGAGCTGGCCCTGCTGGGCGACAAGCTGCCCGCCGCCGAGGCCCAGCGCATCGGCCTGATCTACCGCGCCCTGCCGGATGCCGAGCTGGCCGCCGAGGCCATGGCCCTGGCGCAGAAGCTGGCCGCCATGCCGGTCAAGGCCCTGGCCGCCACGCGCCAGGCCCTGGATGACGCCCTGCTGTTGGACTTCGAGGCGGCGCTGCGCAACGAGGCCCTGCTGCAAAGCCGCCTGGGCTTTGCCGGTGACTACCAGGAGGGCACCCGCGCCTTCCTGGAAAAGCGCAAGCCCAGCTTCACCGACCGTTGA
- the paaE gene encoding 1,2-phenylacetyl-CoA epoxidase subunit PaaE — MSLHFHPLRVREVRPDTDEAVIVSFEVPPALAETFRFAQGQYLTLRQEIGGQDLRRSYSICAGADDGELRVGVRKVQGGKFSTWINEQLKAGDEIQVFPPQGRFGQAREGAAQGGAGRHHVGIAAGSGITPILSIMKTVLARDPGSRFTLIYGNRRPASTMFKEELEDLKNRYLTRVALHHVFSREAVDAPLQAGRLDAGKLAAFFASLVPAEGIDEAYVCGPFEMNEAAEAVLKASGVAEERIHVERFGTVEMQTGQPAPHEVREGDAAQATVLVIRDGVSREIEFGKHDPSLLDAAARAGMDVPFSCKSGVCSTCRCKLMEGQVRMDKNFALDKAELAAGFILSCQAHPLTERVVISFDER, encoded by the coding sequence ATGAGTCTGCATTTCCATCCGCTGCGCGTGCGCGAGGTCCGGCCCGACACCGATGAGGCCGTGATCGTCAGCTTCGAGGTACCGCCCGCCCTGGCCGAGACCTTCCGCTTTGCTCAGGGGCAATACCTGACCCTGCGCCAGGAGATCGGTGGCCAGGACCTGCGCCGCTCCTACTCCATCTGCGCCGGTGCGGACGATGGCGAGCTGCGCGTGGGTGTGCGCAAGGTGCAGGGCGGCAAGTTCTCCACCTGGATCAACGAGCAGCTCAAGGCCGGCGACGAGATCCAGGTCTTCCCGCCCCAGGGCCGCTTCGGCCAGGCGCGCGAAGGTGCGGCGCAGGGCGGGGCAGGGCGCCACCATGTGGGCATTGCCGCCGGCTCGGGCATCACGCCCATCCTTTCCATCATGAAGACCGTGCTGGCGCGCGATCCCGGCAGCCGCTTCACCCTGATCTACGGCAACCGCCGCCCCGCCAGCACCATGTTCAAGGAGGAGCTGGAGGACCTGAAAAACCGCTACCTCACCCGTGTGGCCCTGCACCATGTGTTCTCGCGTGAGGCCGTGGATGCGCCGCTGCAGGCCGGGCGCCTGGACGCCGGCAAGCTGGCGGCCTTCTTTGCCTCCCTGGTGCCGGCCGAGGGCATTGACGAGGCCTATGTCTGCGGCCCCTTCGAGATGAACGAGGCGGCCGAGGCCGTGCTCAAGGCGTCCGGCGTGGCCGAGGAACGCATCCATGTGGAGCGCTTCGGCACCGTGGAGATGCAGACCGGCCAGCCCGCGCCGCACGAGGTGCGCGAGGGCGACGCGGCCCAGGCCACCGTGCTGGTGATCCGCGACGGCGTGAGCCGCGAGATCGAGTTCGGCAAGCATGACCCCAGCCTGCTGGATGCCGCCGCGCGCGCCGGCATGGACGTGCCCTTCTCCTGCAAGAGCGGCGTGTGCTCCACCTGCCGCTGCAAGCTGATGGAGGGGCAGGTGCGCATGGACAAGAATTTCGCGCTGGACAAGGCGGAGCTGGCCGCAGGCTTTATCCTCAGCTGCCAGGCCCATCCGCTCACCGAGCGGGTGGTCATTTCCTTCGACGAACGCTGA
- a CDS encoding ABC transporter substrate-binding protein, whose translation MKSKTLIKSLLAAAVAGLGLAAQADINVGVTVSATGPAASLGIPEKNTFTLMPTTIAGQKVNYIVLDDASDTTAAVSNTRKLITEHKVDVVIGSTVTPNSLAMIDAVAEASTPMISMAASARIVEPMDAKKKWVFKTPQNDIMMALAIVQHMVDNGAKTAAYIGFADAYGEGWYQEFAKIAAIKGLKIVANERYNRTDTSVTGQVLKLLAAKPDAVLIGGSGTPAALPQKSLKERGYTGKYYQTHGVANNDFLRVGGKDVEGTFLPAGPVLVAAQLPANHPVKKSASDYIAKYEAAFGKGSVSTFGGHAWDAGLLLQAAIPAAVKSGAQPGTPAFRAALRDALESVKELPGAHGVFNMSVSDHLGLDQRARVMVKIEGGTWKYVP comes from the coding sequence ATGAAGAGCAAGACCCTGATCAAGTCGCTGCTGGCGGCGGCGGTGGCCGGCCTGGGCCTGGCCGCGCAGGCCGACATCAATGTGGGCGTGACCGTCTCGGCCACCGGCCCGGCGGCCTCCCTGGGCATCCCGGAGAAGAACACCTTCACCCTGATGCCCACGACCATCGCCGGTCAGAAGGTCAACTACATCGTGCTGGACGATGCCTCCGACACCACGGCCGCGGTCTCCAACACCCGCAAGCTCATCACCGAGCACAAGGTGGACGTGGTGATCGGCTCCACCGTCACGCCCAACTCCCTGGCCATGATCGACGCCGTGGCCGAGGCCAGCACGCCCATGATCTCCATGGCCGCCTCGGCCCGCATCGTCGAGCCCATGGATGCCAAGAAGAAGTGGGTGTTCAAGACCCCGCAGAACGACATCATGATGGCCCTGGCCATCGTCCAGCACATGGTGGACAACGGCGCCAAGACGGCCGCCTATATCGGTTTCGCCGACGCCTATGGCGAGGGCTGGTACCAGGAGTTCGCCAAGATCGCCGCCATCAAGGGCCTGAAGATCGTGGCCAACGAGCGCTACAACCGCACCGACACCTCGGTCACCGGCCAGGTGCTCAAGCTGCTGGCGGCCAAGCCCGATGCGGTGCTGATCGGCGGCTCCGGCACGCCCGCCGCTCTGCCGCAGAAGTCGCTCAAGGAGCGCGGCTACACCGGCAAGTACTACCAGACCCACGGCGTGGCCAATAACGACTTCCTGCGCGTGGGCGGCAAGGACGTGGAAGGCACCTTCCTGCCCGCCGGCCCGGTGCTGGTGGCGGCCCAGCTGCCGGCAAACCACCCCGTGAAGAAGAGCGCCAGCGACTACATCGCCAAGTACGAGGCTGCTTTCGGCAAGGGCTCGGTCAGCACCTTCGGCGGCCACGCCTGGGACGCCGGCCTGCTGCTGCAGGCCGCCATCCCCGCGGCCGTGAAGAGCGGCGCCCAGCCCGGCACCCCGGCCTTCCGCGCCGCCCTGCGCGATGCGCTGGAGTCGGTCAAGGAACTGCCCGGCGCGCACGGCGTGTTCAATATGTCGGTCTCCGACCACCTGGGTCTGGACCAGCGCGCCCGCGTGATGGTCAAGATCGAGGGCGGCACCTGGAAATACGTCCCCTGA
- the paaK gene encoding phenylacetate--CoA ligase PaaK, translating to MPVKTPAPGDLEAIEKASLDELQALQLQRLKWSLKHAYENVPHYKAAFDAKGVHPSDLKTLSDLAKFPFTTKKDLRDTYPFGMFAVPREKLARIHASSGTTGKPTVVGYTRNDIDTWATVVARSIRASGGRAGDIVHVAYGYGLFTGGLGAHYGAEKLGCTVVPISGGMTERQVTLMQDFKPRIIMVTPSYMLSILDEFRRHGIDPRESSLAVGIFGAEPWTNAMREEIEQAFDMHAVDIYGLSEVMGPGVANECVETKDGLHIWEDHFYPEIIHPETGEVLPDGEIGELVFTTLTKEGLPIIRYRTRDLTRLLPGTARSMRRMEKVTGRSDDMMILRGVNVFPTQIEELVLQEAQLSGQYQIVVSRDGHLDEVAVHCELQAAAVGSADTAAIAKSLQHRIKTLIGVSTKVIIGQPDSIERTLVGKARRVVDKRPKGA from the coding sequence ATGCCCGTGAAGACCCCCGCCCCCGGCGATCTGGAAGCCATCGAGAAAGCCAGCCTGGACGAGCTGCAGGCCCTGCAGCTGCAGCGCCTGAAGTGGAGCCTCAAGCACGCTTACGAGAACGTGCCGCACTACAAGGCGGCTTTCGACGCCAAGGGCGTGCACCCTTCGGACCTGAAGACGCTGTCCGACCTCGCAAAATTCCCCTTCACCACCAAGAAGGACCTGCGCGACACCTACCCCTTCGGCATGTTCGCCGTGCCGCGTGAAAAGCTCGCGCGCATCCATGCCTCCTCCGGCACCACGGGCAAGCCGACCGTCGTCGGCTACACCAGGAACGATATCGACACCTGGGCGACCGTCGTCGCGCGCTCCATCCGCGCCTCGGGTGGCCGGGCCGGCGACATCGTGCATGTCGCCTACGGCTACGGCCTCTTCACCGGCGGTCTCGGCGCGCACTATGGCGCGGAAAAGCTCGGCTGCACGGTCGTGCCGATCTCCGGCGGCATGACGGAACGCCAAGTCACGCTGATGCAGGATTTCAAGCCGCGCATCATCATGGTGACGCCCTCCTACATGCTCTCCATCCTCGACGAATTCCGCAGACACGGCATCGATCCGCGCGAAAGCTCGCTCGCCGTCGGCATTTTCGGCGCCGAACCCTGGACGAACGCCATGCGCGAGGAAATCGAACAGGCCTTCGACATGCATGCCGTCGACATCTACGGCCTCTCGGAAGTCATGGGCCCGGGCGTCGCCAACGAATGCGTCGAGACGAAGGACGGCCTGCATATCTGGGAAGACCATTTCTACCCCGAGATCATCCATCCCGAGACCGGCGAAGTGCTGCCGGACGGCGAGATCGGCGAGCTGGTCTTCACGACGCTCACCAAGGAAGGCCTGCCGATCATCCGCTACCGCACGCGCGACCTGACAAGGCTCCTGCCCGGCACCGCCCGCTCCATGCGCCGCATGGAAAAGGTCACGGGCCGCTCCGACGACATGATGATCCTGCGCGGCGTCAACGTCTTCCCGACGCAGATCGAAGAGCTGGTGCTGCAAGAGGCCCAGCTCAGCGGCCAGTACCAGATCGTGGTCAGCCGCGACGGTCATCTGGACGAGGTGGCGGTGCACTGCGAGCTGCAGGCCGCGGCCGTGGGCAGCGCGGACACGGCGGCCATCGCCAAGTCCCTGCAGCACCGCATCAAGACCCTGATCGGCGTGTCCACCAAGGTCATCATCGGTCAGCCCGATTCCATCGAGCGCACCCTGGTCGGCAAGGCCCGGCGTGTGGTCGACAAGCGCCCCAAGGGCGCCTGA
- the paaD gene encoding 1,2-phenylacetyl-CoA epoxidase subunit PaaD, with the protein MSPAERGPACGRLEAAWEVLRQIPDPEVPVISLCELGIVRDLRLLEDGAEGLEVVLTPTYSGCPATELIQDDVRAALAAFGEVRITLQRAPAWTTDWISEEGRRKLKDYGIAPPGPANALATGGVQPIRLVHRAALTKLACPRCGSEQTEKLSAFGSTACKALYRCLSCREPFEHFKPI; encoded by the coding sequence ATGAGCCCGGCCGAGCGCGGCCCCGCCTGCGGACGGCTGGAAGCCGCCTGGGAGGTGCTGCGCCAGATCCCGGACCCCGAGGTCCCGGTGATCAGCCTCTGCGAGCTGGGCATCGTGCGCGATCTGCGCCTGCTGGAGGACGGGGCCGAGGGTCTGGAGGTGGTGCTCACGCCCACCTACTCGGGCTGCCCCGCCACCGAGCTGATCCAGGACGATGTGCGCGCCGCCCTGGCCGCTTTCGGCGAGGTGCGCATCACCCTGCAGCGCGCCCCGGCCTGGACCACCGACTGGATCAGCGAGGAAGGCCGGCGCAAGCTCAAGGACTACGGCATCGCGCCGCCCGGCCCCGCCAATGCCCTGGCCACGGGCGGCGTGCAGCCCATACGCCTGGTGCACCGCGCCGCGCTCACCAAGCTCGCCTGCCCGCGCTGCGGCAGCGAGCAGACCGAGAAGCTCTCCGCCTTCGGCTCCACCGCCTGCAAGGCCCTGTATCGCTGCCTGAGCTGCCGCGAACCCTTCGAACACTTCAAGCCCATCTGA
- the paaB gene encoding 1,2-phenylacetyl-CoA epoxidase subunit PaaB: MSANTQNEWPLWEVFVRSKAGLDHKHCGSLHAADAKMALQMARDVYTRRQEGTSIWVVLSSQIVASDPGEKGMYFDPMEDKVYRHPTFYELPESVNHM; encoded by the coding sequence ATGAGCGCGAACACCCAAAACGAATGGCCGCTGTGGGAAGTCTTTGTCCGCAGCAAGGCGGGCCTGGACCACAAGCATTGCGGCAGCCTGCACGCCGCCGACGCCAAGATGGCCCTGCAGATGGCACGCGACGTCTACACCCGCCGCCAGGAAGGCACCAGCATCTGGGTGGTGCTGTCCAGCCAGATCGTGGCCTCGGACCCGGGCGAGAAGGGCATGTACTTCGACCCCATGGAAGACAAGGTGTACCGCCACCCCACCTTCTACGAGCTGCCCGAGTCGGTCAACCACATGTAA
- the paaC gene encoding 1,2-phenylacetyl-CoA epoxidase subunit PaaC produces the protein MTASIQVGESPQVHYLLRLGDSCLVLAQRICEWSGHAPILEEDLALSNMALDLLGQARALLTHAARLDGQGHDEDQLAFLRDERQYLNPVLMELPRGDFAFTVLRNFAVSTWLLLLWRRLEGSSDAELAAIAGKAVKEAAYHQQHAADWVLRLGDGTEESSARMRAALGTLWPYCNELFDSDAVDAAAAAQGLGPDWASLKEDWRAQFFEVLTEAGLELPKDSAYQSQGRRGIHSEHMGHMLATMQYLQRAYPGGVW, from the coding sequence ATGACGGCTTCCATCCAAGTGGGCGAAAGCCCCCAAGTCCACTACCTGCTGCGCCTGGGCGACAGCTGCCTGGTGCTGGCCCAGCGCATCTGCGAGTGGAGCGGGCATGCGCCCATCCTCGAGGAGGATCTGGCCCTGTCGAACATGGCCCTGGACCTGCTGGGCCAGGCCCGCGCCCTGCTGACCCACGCCGCCCGGTTGGACGGCCAGGGGCATGACGAGGACCAGCTCGCCTTTCTGCGCGACGAGCGCCAGTACCTGAACCCGGTGCTGATGGAGTTGCCGCGTGGCGACTTCGCCTTCACCGTGCTGCGCAACTTCGCAGTCTCCACCTGGCTGCTGCTGCTGTGGCGCCGGCTCGAGGGCTCCAGCGACGCCGAGCTGGCCGCCATTGCCGGCAAGGCCGTCAAGGAAGCCGCCTACCACCAGCAGCACGCCGCCGACTGGGTGCTGCGCCTGGGCGACGGCACCGAGGAATCCAGCGCCCGCATGCGCGCCGCGCTCGGCACGCTCTGGCCCTACTGCAACGAGCTCTTCGACAGCGATGCGGTCGATGCCGCCGCCGCCGCCCAGGGCCTGGGCCCGGACTGGGCCTCGCTCAAGGAGGACTGGCGCGCCCAGTTCTTCGAGGTGCTGACCGAGGCCGGCCTGGAGCTCCCCAAGGACAGCGCCTACCAGAGCCAGGGCCGCCGCGGCATCCACAGCGAGCATATGGGCCATATGCTGGCCACCATGCAGTATCTGCAGCGCGCCTACCCCGGAGGCGTGTGGTGA
- the paaI gene encoding hydroxyphenylacetyl-CoA thioesterase PaaI yields MTPQEIAEAVRDGMLANDRASTGLGMEILTVGPGSASVAMTVREDMLNGFDICHGGLVTTLADSAFAFACNSYNELTVASGFNVDIVAPSRAGDRLTAVASEVSLAGRTGVYDITVRNQRDELIAVFRGRSYRIKGKPVVPGLAAG; encoded by the coding sequence ATGACACCCCAAGAAATCGCAGAAGCGGTGCGCGACGGCATGCTGGCCAATGACCGCGCCAGCACCGGCCTGGGCATGGAGATCCTGACCGTGGGGCCGGGCAGCGCCAGCGTGGCCATGACGGTGCGCGAGGACATGCTCAACGGCTTCGATATCTGCCATGGCGGCCTGGTCACGACCCTGGCCGACTCGGCATTCGCCTTTGCCTGCAACTCGTACAACGAGCTGACCGTGGCATCGGGTTTCAATGTGGACATCGTCGCGCCCAGCCGGGCCGGCGACCGGCTGACGGCCGTGGCCAGCGAAGTCTCGCTGGCGGGCCGCACCGGCGTCTACGACATCACCGTGCGCAATCAGCGCGACGAACTGATCGCGGTGTTCCGCGGCCGCTCCTACCGCATCAAGGGCAAGCCCGTGGTGCCGGGCCTGGCGGCCGGCTGA